A stretch of Geomonas oryzisoli DNA encodes these proteins:
- a CDS encoding N-acetylmuramidase family protein: MNDSRWFLFSGIIGRLKMRSTYLFNRLCLQRDLPSRTPGPLGINDQADPNLRTRLGITPGPLGMNDDADPNTIKSLHYLPRKARPANSSGYVIPQPHSSKPPLLSDLDIETTAKAYDVDAAAIYAVSDVESGGRTGFDSKGRPKVLFEARWFHQFTGGRYDYSHPYLSQATWAGARRFYGIGQWSRLLDAFSLDPKSALKSASWGKFQIMGFNHSGFKNVFEFCDAMFISEKEHLKSFVAYCQDHNLISFLRDKKWALCAKAYNGAAYKQNDYDLKLESAYGYYKKRSLSRQ, translated from the coding sequence ATGAATGACAGCAGATGGTTCCTGTTCTCAGGAATTATAGGGAGGTTAAAGATGCGGTCAACTTACCTTTTCAACCGATTATGTCTGCAGCGGGACCTGCCATCAAGGACGCCGGGACCACTTGGCATCAATGATCAAGCTGATCCAAATCTTCGCACGCGGCTAGGGATTACGCCTGGGCCGTTAGGAATGAATGACGATGCTGATCCAAATACGATAAAGTCTCTGCACTATCTTCCGAGAAAGGCGCGCCCCGCAAATTCTTCGGGCTACGTCATTCCCCAACCTCACTCGTCAAAACCTCCGCTTCTCTCCGATCTCGACATTGAAACTACGGCCAAGGCTTATGACGTTGACGCTGCCGCTATTTATGCTGTTTCCGACGTTGAATCAGGGGGGCGGACCGGATTTGACAGCAAGGGGCGACCCAAGGTCCTATTTGAAGCCAGATGGTTTCATCAGTTTACAGGAGGTAGGTACGACTATTCCCACCCCTACCTCTCGCAGGCGACTTGGGCAGGTGCAAGACGGTTTTATGGGATTGGACAATGGAGTAGACTGTTAGACGCCTTCTCACTTGATCCAAAATCGGCGTTGAAATCAGCTTCTTGGGGGAAATTTCAGATCATGGGTTTTAACCACAGCGGCTTCAAAAATGTTTTTGAGTTCTGTGACGCAATGTTTATTTCCGAGAAGGAACATTTGAAGAGTTTCGTTGCATACTGCCAGGATCACAACTTGATCTCATTTCTACGAGACAAAAAATGGGCTTTGTGTGCTAAAGCGTATAATGGTGCTGCCTACAAGCAAAATGACTATGATCTTAAGTTGGAATCGGCATATGGATACTATAAAAAGAGGAGTCTATCCCGGCAATGA
- a CDS encoding TRADD-N-associated membrane domain-containing protein, with product MEFLFRKNDVITAVFKNLVKAWQGGPKKVRTIIVSGLAAGGVGITVLSLSDANIITKELSQAIAPIFFVYCAVIIVAITARQEIIEEDESDQKIEAVAERVRENPKETQAAWELARVKLESYLNRNINQVRSIFWLTAFVMSVGFSLIIYGVYISYKNPNVLEPSIIAACSGVLVNFIGATFLVIYRSTMAQAKDYVTVLERINAVGMAVQILETIDDKDGQLKPKATADLAKQLLQLYTNNDKYKPKRK from the coding sequence ATGGAATTCCTATTCAGGAAAAATGACGTCATTACGGCAGTGTTCAAAAACCTAGTAAAAGCATGGCAAGGTGGGCCTAAAAAAGTCCGTACAATAATTGTTTCCGGGCTAGCTGCCGGAGGAGTTGGAATTACTGTGCTGTCCTTATCTGATGCCAATATCATCACTAAGGAATTATCACAGGCTATTGCACCAATTTTCTTTGTGTACTGTGCTGTAATTATAGTAGCTATTACAGCAAGGCAAGAAATAATAGAAGAGGATGAGAGTGATCAAAAAATAGAAGCTGTTGCAGAGCGTGTTCGCGAGAATCCTAAGGAAACACAAGCGGCATGGGAATTGGCTAGAGTAAAGCTTGAAAGCTACTTAAATCGGAATATCAATCAGGTTCGCTCAATATTTTGGCTTACTGCATTCGTTATGTCAGTCGGATTTTCGCTCATCATTTATGGAGTCTATATTTCTTATAAGAACCCCAATGTATTAGAGCCGTCTATAATCGCTGCTTGCTCAGGGGTGTTGGTGAATTTTATAGGAGCGACTTTTTTGGTCATATACCGTTCCACAATGGCTCAAGCAAAGGATTACGTAACGGTATTAGAGAGAATAAACGCAGTTGGCATGGCGGTCCAAATTCTTGAAACGATAGACGATAAAGATGGGCAACTCAAACCAAAAGCGACTGCCGATTTAGCTAAACAATTGCTTCAGCTATACACAAACAATGACAAATACAAGCCAAAACGGAAGTAA
- a CDS encoding dihydrofolate reductase family protein yields the protein MKTQYYAASSLDGFIATEDDSLDWLFPLGNVEDTSYPAFIADVGALAMGSATYAWMLRHADEVALETGAAWPYTQPVWIFSTRELPAIAGADINFVRGDVRPVHAEMSKAAGSKNIWIVGGGDLAGQFYDAGLLDEIIVQVGSVTLGTGKPLFPRRVVTPPLTLVSVQQFGSGFAELRYQVPKSAP from the coding sequence ATGAAGACACAGTACTACGCAGCATCCAGTCTCGACGGGTTCATTGCCACCGAAGACGATTCACTGGATTGGCTTTTCCCGTTAGGCAATGTCGAAGACACCAGCTATCCCGCATTCATCGCCGACGTCGGCGCACTGGCGATGGGATCAGCAACCTACGCGTGGATGCTGCGTCATGCCGACGAGGTGGCCCTTGAGACGGGGGCCGCGTGGCCGTACACCCAGCCGGTGTGGATATTCTCCACCAGGGAGCTGCCAGCCATTGCGGGAGCGGACATCAACTTCGTTCGAGGCGACGTCCGGCCGGTTCATGCTGAAATGAGCAAAGCGGCCGGTTCGAAGAACATCTGGATTGTGGGTGGAGGTGATTTAGCCGGTCAGTTCTACGATGCCGGCCTGCTGGACGAGATAATCGTTCAAGTAGGTTCGGTCACCCTCGGCACGGGCAAGCCGCTCTTCCCGCGTCGCGTGGTCACTCCCCCGTTGACCCTGGTATCCGTGCAGCAGTTCGGCTCGGGATTCGCCGAGTTGCGGTACCAGGTACCGAAAAGTGCTCCCTGA
- a CDS encoding glutathionylspermidine synthase family protein encodes MVRLVEAKPICSDDLARAGFDWFDEEYQCAGEMVELSEPEVDAYLDAAEELYEMFVDTAEEIMTNNLLPEFGFPLEMNSQIWESWEEDRYWHVYGRFDLAGGMDGVPIKLIEFNADTATLVLETAVVQWLQAKHNGFDESAQANDLFEALRDQFDKLASLNPQLERRLLTTCFDSSEDYWTCRLIEKAANDAGFDCDFEDIDAVTFAPDGVFTTDPAKVCWPYLYKLIPWESIAFEEPELLDLLGQSMKSGSTMVINPAYTLLFQHKRFLAKLYEKYPDHPYLLKTSLAPLPAPCARKPVLGREGKNVELLLGTGAIAGADGGYGAQQSIWQELAQFAVDDRGNKYQAGVFFAGRPAGLGFRRDPRIHSDRSQFIGHIIR; translated from the coding sequence ATGGTGCGGCTCGTGGAGGCAAAACCGATCTGCTCGGACGACCTCGCCCGCGCCGGGTTCGACTGGTTCGACGAGGAGTACCAGTGCGCCGGCGAGATGGTCGAACTAAGCGAACCGGAGGTGGATGCCTATCTCGACGCGGCGGAAGAGCTGTACGAGATGTTCGTGGACACCGCCGAGGAGATCATGACCAACAACCTCCTCCCCGAGTTCGGTTTCCCGCTCGAGATGAACTCCCAGATCTGGGAAAGCTGGGAAGAGGATCGTTACTGGCACGTCTACGGCCGCTTCGACCTGGCCGGCGGCATGGACGGCGTGCCGATCAAGCTGATCGAGTTCAACGCCGACACCGCGACCCTGGTGCTGGAAACGGCGGTGGTCCAGTGGCTGCAGGCGAAACATAACGGTTTCGACGAGTCGGCGCAGGCAAACGATCTCTTCGAGGCGCTGCGGGACCAGTTCGACAAACTGGCATCGCTCAACCCGCAGCTCGAGCGGCGGCTCCTCACCACCTGCTTCGACTCCTCCGAGGACTACTGGACCTGCCGCCTCATCGAGAAGGCCGCCAACGACGCGGGGTTCGACTGCGACTTCGAGGACATCGACGCAGTCACCTTCGCCCCCGACGGGGTCTTCACCACCGATCCCGCCAAGGTCTGCTGGCCCTATCTCTATAAGCTCATCCCGTGGGAATCGATCGCCTTCGAGGAACCGGAACTGCTCGACCTCTTGGGGCAGTCGATGAAATCGGGATCGACCATGGTGATCAACCCGGCCTACACCCTGCTCTTCCAGCACAAGCGCTTCCTCGCCAAGCTCTATGAGAAGTACCCCGACCATCCGTACCTTCTGAAGACCTCGCTCGCCCCCCTCCCCGCCCCCTGCGCCAGGAAACCCGTGCTCGGGCGCGAAGGGAAGAACGTGGAACTTCTCCTGGGGACCGGCGCCATAGCGGGCGCCGACGGCGGGTACGGCGCGCAGCAGTCGATCTGGCAGGAACTGGCGCAATTCGCAGTCGATGACAGGGGCAACAAGTACCAGGCAGGCGTGTTCTTTGCGGGGCGCCCGGCAGGGCTCGGCTTCCGCAGGGATCCCCGCATTCACTCCGACCGGTCGCAGTTCATCGGCCACATCATCAGGTAG
- a CDS encoding type II toxin-antitoxin system MqsA family antitoxin has translation MSNPVCPETGAPMYRDTRPFTLSYKGESITFDMPGWYCDRSEESIHTGEDLKVSDRMLNRLKASCEGLLPPEEIRRIRKKLHLTQEAAGVVIGGGPRAFQKYEKGDLLPSRAVCNALILLDRDPEALSVLKGPRKAA, from the coding sequence ATGAGTAACCCTGTCTGTCCTGAAACCGGGGCACCTATGTACCGAGATACACGGCCCTTTACCCTTAGCTACAAAGGGGAGTCAATTACCTTCGACATGCCCGGATGGTATTGTGATCGGTCGGAGGAGAGCATCCATACAGGGGAGGACCTGAAAGTCTCGGACAGAATGTTGAACAGGCTCAAGGCTTCTTGCGAGGGGCTCCTCCCGCCCGAGGAGATACGACGCATCAGGAAAAAATTGCACCTGACACAGGAGGCGGCGGGTGTTGTCATCGGAGGTGGTCCGAGGGCATTTCAGAAATACGAAAAGGGCGATCTGCTTCCCAGTCGAGCCGTGTGCAACGCGCTGATTCTACTCGACAGGGATCCCGAGGCTTTGTCGGTTCTCAAGGGTCCTCGCAAAGCAGCCTGA
- a CDS encoding RrF2 family transcriptional regulator encodes MISKKTKYGLKALIYLARQYEQGPILIADLARDENIPKKFLEAILLALKNSGILQSRKGKGGGYYLGRPPRQITMGQAIRIMEGPLAPVPCVSETAYAECTECGNENTCGIRLVMKDVRDAIAQILDNTTLADVLGRIDHAELSEKNVIDFCI; translated from the coding sequence ATGATATCGAAGAAGACCAAATACGGCCTCAAGGCCCTCATCTACCTCGCACGCCAGTACGAGCAGGGACCGATCCTGATCGCGGACCTGGCGCGTGACGAGAATATACCCAAAAAGTTTCTGGAAGCCATCCTGCTTGCCCTGAAAAACAGCGGTATCCTGCAGAGCCGGAAAGGGAAGGGGGGCGGCTACTACCTGGGGCGTCCGCCCAGGCAGATAACTATGGGGCAGGCCATCCGGATTATGGAAGGTCCTCTGGCGCCAGTCCCCTGCGTCAGCGAAACGGCCTATGCCGAGTGTACCGAGTGCGGCAACGAGAATACCTGCGGCATCCGGTTGGTGATGAAGGATGTACGCGATGCGATCGCCCAGATCCTGGACAACACCACCTTGGCTGATGTGCTGGGACGCATCGACCACGCCGAACTCTCCGAAAAGAACGTCATCGACTTTTGCATCTAA
- a CDS encoding type II toxin-antitoxin system MqsR family toxin, giving the protein MAERRKPTYDLAAFKAAFSAVERLAVTGTALRTAAALGFGRVEIVATIQSMQRGQFYKSMTAYADSRLWQDVYHVPSPVGLLYVKFTADVVTEFLLLSFKEKDHE; this is encoded by the coding sequence GTGGCAGAGAGGCGCAAACCGACGTACGATCTCGCGGCATTTAAGGCTGCCTTCAGCGCGGTGGAACGGCTTGCTGTCACCGGTACGGCCCTGCGGACCGCCGCAGCACTAGGATTTGGGCGAGTTGAGATCGTGGCTACGATCCAGTCCATGCAACGGGGGCAGTTCTACAAGTCAATGACCGCCTATGCCGACTCGAGGCTGTGGCAGGATGTCTACCACGTGCCGTCGCCAGTGGGGCTGCTTTACGTGAAGTTCACCGCGGATGTTGTTACGGAGTTTTTGCTTCTGTCGTTCAAGGAGAAGGATCATGAGTAA
- a CDS encoding cation diffusion facilitator family transporter — protein MASGEKAVKVAFRNNLVIFVCKLFAALTTHSAGMMAEAVHSLADTGNQVLLLFGMKRSKIPPTDTHPFGHGKEEYFWSFIVAMLLFVLGGVYSLVEGFHKLQHPEPLQHLYLNYAILVCSVVLEGQSWLIARRSMGKHSSSDLLQGVVDSKDSGTVVVFVEDSGALLGLIIALLGTALVSLTGNPLYDAASSLCIGALLFVMALFLANEMRKLMIGEAIDPVQVRYARRIINGHEHVLAVGAIRSMQLGVADSLICIDVDFKQELHDHELEQTIADLRDKVQKTVPQLKHIFIQPAPVVARSEG, from the coding sequence ATGGCTTCAGGAGAAAAGGCGGTCAAGGTCGCCTTCAGAAACAACCTCGTCATCTTCGTGTGCAAGCTTTTCGCCGCCCTCACCACGCACAGCGCCGGCATGATGGCGGAAGCGGTTCACTCCCTGGCAGACACCGGCAACCAGGTCCTGCTCCTGTTCGGGATGAAACGGAGCAAGATCCCTCCCACCGATACCCATCCTTTCGGCCACGGCAAGGAAGAGTACTTCTGGAGCTTCATCGTCGCCATGCTGCTCTTCGTCCTGGGCGGCGTCTACTCGCTCGTGGAAGGGTTTCACAAGCTGCAGCACCCCGAACCGCTGCAACACCTCTATTTGAACTACGCGATCCTGGTCTGCTCCGTCGTGCTTGAGGGGCAGTCCTGGCTGATCGCCCGCCGCAGCATGGGGAAACATTCCTCCTCGGATCTGCTGCAGGGCGTCGTGGACTCCAAGGACAGCGGCACGGTCGTGGTCTTCGTGGAGGACTCCGGCGCCCTGTTGGGCTTGATCATCGCCCTCTTAGGCACCGCCCTCGTCTCCCTGACAGGCAATCCCCTCTACGACGCGGCCTCATCCCTGTGCATCGGCGCGCTCCTCTTCGTCATGGCGCTGTTTCTCGCCAACGAGATGAGGAAGCTGATGATCGGCGAGGCGATCGACCCGGTCCAGGTCCGCTATGCGCGCCGCATCATCAACGGCCACGAGCACGTGCTCGCGGTCGGCGCCATCCGCTCCATGCAGCTCGGCGTCGCCGACTCCCTCATCTGCATCGACGTCGATTTCAAGCAGGAGCTGCACGACCACGAGCTGGAACAGACCATAGCCGATTTGAGGGACAAGGTGCAGAAGACGGTCCCGCAGCTGAAGCACATCTTCATCCAGCCCGCGCCGGTAGTTGCGCGCAGCGAAGGGTAG
- a CDS encoding sulfate ABC transporter substrate-binding protein, with protein MNKLVRTALVALLAAALPLSAFAAQEFLNVSYDPTRELYQDFNKAFAKKGNRNVTFKQSHGGSGKQARAVIDGLEADVVTLALAYDIDEISDKAKLLPADWQKRLPNNSSPYTSTIVFLVRKGNPKNIKDWNDLVKPGVAVITPNPKTSGGARWNYLAAWAYALKQKGGNEAKAKRFVSELFRHVPVLDSGARGATTTFVQRGQGDVLLAWENEAFLAVNELGKDKFEIVVPSVSILAEPPVAVVDKVVDKKGTRKLAEEYLKYLYSSEGQEIAAKHYYRPRDKKVAAKYAKVFPKVKLVTIDDTFGGWRKAQKTHFADGGVFDQIYGAK; from the coding sequence ATGAATAAACTAGTCCGGACCGCTCTTGTCGCGCTGCTCGCCGCAGCCCTTCCCCTCTCCGCCTTCGCGGCGCAGGAATTCCTTAACGTCTCGTACGATCCGACCCGTGAGTTGTACCAGGACTTCAACAAGGCTTTTGCCAAAAAGGGCAACCGGAACGTCACTTTCAAGCAGTCCCACGGGGGATCCGGTAAACAGGCGCGGGCGGTGATCGACGGGCTCGAGGCCGACGTGGTCACCCTGGCGCTGGCCTACGACATCGACGAGATCAGCGACAAGGCAAAGCTCCTTCCGGCCGACTGGCAGAAGAGGCTTCCCAACAACAGCTCTCCCTACACCTCGACCATCGTGTTCCTGGTGCGCAAGGGTAACCCCAAGAACATCAAGGACTGGAACGACCTGGTGAAGCCCGGCGTTGCCGTCATCACGCCGAACCCGAAAACCTCCGGTGGCGCCCGCTGGAATTACCTGGCGGCCTGGGCCTACGCCCTGAAACAGAAGGGGGGCAACGAGGCGAAAGCAAAACGGTTCGTCTCCGAGCTCTTCAGGCACGTACCGGTACTCGATTCCGGCGCACGCGGCGCCACCACGACCTTCGTGCAGCGCGGCCAGGGCGACGTGCTGCTCGCCTGGGAGAACGAGGCGTTCCTCGCTGTGAACGAGTTGGGCAAGGACAAGTTCGAGATCGTGGTCCCGTCTGTGAGCATCCTGGCCGAGCCGCCGGTTGCCGTGGTGGACAAGGTGGTCGATAAGAAGGGAACCAGGAAGCTTGCCGAGGAGTACCTGAAATACCTCTACTCGTCTGAGGGGCAGGAAATCGCTGCCAAGCACTACTACCGCCCGCGCGACAAGAAGGTGGCGGCCAAGTACGCCAAGGTGTTCCCCAAGGTGAAGCTGGTAACCATCGACGACACCTTCGGCGGCTGGCGCAAGGCCCAGAAGACCCACTTTGCCGACGGCGGGGTGTTCGACCAGATCTACGGTGCAAAGTAG
- a CDS encoding LemA family protein encodes MTAVIVIGVIAVIAVFVAISSYNSLINLKEQTNNSWKQIDVQLKRRHDLIPNLVEAVRGAMQFERETLEAVIAARNKAVSVCTGAGPGNVAEIAAAEGALTAALSRFSAIVEAYPELKATGNVAQFQEELTSTENRVGFARQAYNDTATSYNVAQQQFPNVLFAGLAKAAPATLWEISEQADREVPKVNLSFK; translated from the coding sequence ATGACCGCTGTGATCGTCATCGGTGTCATCGCCGTTATCGCCGTCTTCGTCGCCATCTCTTCGTACAACAGCCTGATCAACCTCAAGGAACAGACCAATAACAGCTGGAAGCAGATCGACGTGCAGCTCAAAAGACGCCACGACCTGATCCCCAACCTGGTGGAGGCGGTCCGCGGCGCCATGCAGTTCGAGCGCGAAACCCTCGAAGCCGTCATCGCCGCCCGCAACAAGGCGGTCAGCGTCTGCACCGGCGCAGGTCCCGGCAACGTCGCCGAGATCGCCGCGGCCGAGGGCGCCCTCACCGCCGCCCTGTCCCGCTTCTCCGCCATCGTGGAAGCCTACCCGGAACTGAAGGCCACCGGAAACGTCGCGCAGTTCCAGGAAGAGCTCACCTCCACAGAGAACAGGGTCGGCTTCGCCCGCCAGGCCTACAACGACACCGCCACCAGCTACAACGTCGCACAGCAGCAGTTCCCCAACGTCCTCTTCGCCGGCCTGGCCAAGGCCGCTCCCGCAACGCTCTGGGAGATCAGCGAGCAGGCCGACCGCGAGGTCCCCAAGGTGAACCTCTCTTTCAAGTAA
- a CDS encoding DUF350 domain-containing protein, with amino-acid sequence MAIALDHNIIINYGTYQVLSMFYLALFSWIYIRFTPYDEIGLIREGNLAAAVSLTGALLGFAIPVAIVIAHSVNLVDMAAWALMATMVQLFVFSVLRKVLGFVVDDIQAGKVPSALILAAFSSVAGILNAACMTY; translated from the coding sequence ATGGCCATCGCGCTCGATCACAACATCATCATCAACTACGGTACCTACCAGGTCCTCTCCATGTTTTACCTCGCCCTCTTCTCCTGGATCTACATCCGGTTCACGCCCTACGACGAGATCGGCCTGATCCGCGAGGGGAACCTGGCCGCAGCCGTAAGTCTCACCGGAGCCCTGCTCGGTTTCGCCATCCCCGTAGCCATCGTAATAGCGCACAGCGTGAACCTGGTGGACATGGCCGCCTGGGCCCTGATGGCCACCATGGTGCAGCTTTTCGTGTTCAGCGTGCTGCGCAAAGTACTGGGGTTTGTAGTAGACGACATACAAGCCGGCAAAGTCCCCTCCGCCCTCATCCTCGCCGCCTTTTCCAGCGTCGCAGGCATACTCAACGCTGCGTGTATGACGTACTGA
- a CDS encoding M48 family metallopeptidase, with translation MIYAKWTSPGQPAASAKVSGILRTVNSATLVYHREHTLFQIHAVIALIYWLGLMFMTRGVFLLLLPAFLVALLVGQSTLIAHLKGNGIRLSTTQFPELYNRYLNCCRTLGLTDPPEAYLINGSGFLNAFATRFLGRNFVVLFSNTIQAMSDRPDAINFYIGHELGHIKQKHLQWAPFIWPASLLPLIGAAYSRAREYTCDQFGRACCDSTESALKGLIALSAGEKLWDEVNIDAYLDQTEQSRGFWMSLHELISDYPWLVKRAARINNPFASPPPRSAFAWIFAIFMPRMGVGASAGGVLVTVAIIGILAAIAIPQFAAYKAKAQNAQMHSTKMDAPVPAGIAPPGQP, from the coding sequence GTGATCTACGCCAAATGGACCTCACCCGGCCAGCCCGCTGCCTCAGCGAAGGTTTCCGGAATCCTCCGTACTGTCAACTCCGCCACCCTCGTTTACCATCGCGAACATACCCTCTTCCAGATACACGCCGTCATAGCGCTCATTTACTGGCTGGGTCTCATGTTCATGACCCGGGGTGTTTTCCTGCTCCTTCTTCCCGCCTTCCTGGTCGCCCTGCTGGTCGGGCAGTCCACGCTGATCGCCCACCTGAAAGGAAACGGGATCAGGCTTTCCACCACCCAGTTCCCCGAGCTTTACAACAGGTATCTCAACTGCTGCAGGACGCTTGGTCTTACCGATCCCCCCGAGGCGTACCTGATCAACGGCAGCGGCTTCCTCAACGCCTTCGCCACCAGATTCCTGGGGAGGAACTTCGTGGTGCTGTTCTCCAACACCATCCAGGCCATGTCCGACCGCCCCGACGCCATCAACTTCTACATCGGGCACGAGCTCGGGCACATCAAGCAAAAGCACCTGCAGTGGGCCCCCTTCATCTGGCCGGCGAGCCTGCTTCCCTTGATAGGCGCCGCCTATTCTCGCGCCCGCGAGTACACCTGCGACCAGTTCGGCCGGGCCTGCTGCGACAGTACCGAGAGCGCCCTGAAAGGGCTCATCGCGCTCTCCGCCGGAGAGAAACTCTGGGACGAGGTGAACATCGACGCCTACCTGGATCAGACCGAGCAGAGCAGGGGCTTCTGGATGTCGCTCCACGAGCTCATCTCAGACTACCCCTGGCTCGTCAAACGGGCGGCCCGCATCAACAACCCCTTCGCGTCCCCTCCCCCGCGCAGCGCCTTCGCCTGGATCTTCGCCATCTTCATGCCCCGCATGGGTGTAGGAGCATCGGCGGGCGGCGTCCTGGTGACCGTCGCGATCATAGGTATCCTTGCCGCAATAGCCATCCCGCAATTCGCGGCCTACAAAGCCAAGGCACAAAACGCGCAGATGCATTCGACGAAGATGGACGCCCCCGTCCCAGCCGGCATTGCTCCTCCAGGGCAACCGTGA
- a CDS encoding M48 family metallopeptidase, protein MATFFELQEKNRRKTKWVVALFVAFFLWLGLGLDLALYYKSRAHPRPVPAKIYRETGPSTYQEAQLPPGAIRPYQKKSPPFRPVFTVLIGLLGAGLAWWELSSAAATVLKAVRATQVDGDTKGPGRIFHNVVEEMSIAAGMPMPSVWIIPDRDPNAMAVGLKPGDFHVAATEGLLLSLTREELQAVVAHEIAHIKNQDVRLMTTLTVLVGISALIAEFVARCRYHSSDQGGDDDSRIGSIIFVIWLLTVLLAPLATRIMALMVSKEREYLADASAAQFTRNPQALISALEKISGAAGATPSISQASAHLCIASPTAADLSDEESLFSTHPPMSQRIARLRLIGRGMALAPSGG, encoded by the coding sequence ATGGCGACCTTCTTCGAGCTGCAGGAAAAGAACCGGCGAAAGACCAAGTGGGTCGTCGCCCTCTTCGTCGCCTTCTTCCTGTGGCTTGGACTGGGACTCGACCTGGCGCTTTATTACAAGAGCCGCGCCCATCCCCGCCCCGTCCCCGCGAAGATCTACCGGGAGACCGGGCCGAGCACCTACCAGGAAGCGCAACTCCCGCCGGGAGCGATCCGTCCTTACCAGAAAAAATCCCCGCCGTTTCGCCCCGTGTTCACCGTCCTGATCGGTCTTCTGGGCGCCGGCCTCGCCTGGTGGGAACTCTCCAGCGCCGCCGCCACGGTTCTCAAAGCCGTCCGTGCCACGCAGGTTGACGGCGACACCAAGGGGCCGGGGCGGATCTTTCACAACGTGGTGGAAGAGATGTCCATCGCCGCGGGGATGCCCATGCCGTCCGTCTGGATCATCCCCGACCGCGACCCCAACGCCATGGCCGTCGGCCTGAAGCCCGGCGATTTCCACGTCGCCGCGACCGAGGGGCTCCTCCTCTCCCTGACCCGCGAGGAACTGCAGGCGGTCGTGGCCCACGAGATCGCCCACATCAAGAACCAGGACGTGCGCCTGATGACGACGCTCACCGTGCTGGTGGGCATATCGGCGCTCATCGCCGAGTTCGTGGCGCGCTGCCGGTATCACAGCAGCGACCAGGGCGGGGACGACGACAGCCGCATCGGCAGCATCATCTTCGTGATCTGGCTTTTGACCGTGCTCCTCGCGCCCCTGGCCACCCGCATCATGGCGCTCATGGTCAGCAAGGAGCGCGAATACTTAGCCGACGCCTCGGCGGCGCAGTTCACCCGCAACCCGCAGGCCCTCATCTCGGCCCTGGAGAAGATATCCGGTGCGGCCGGAGCGACGCCCAGCATCAGCCAGGCCAGCGCCCATCTGTGCATAGCGAGCCCCACCGCGGCAGATCTCTCCGACGAGGAGAGCCTGTTCTCGACCCACCCGCCCATGTCGCAACGGATCGCGCGCCTGCGCCTCATCGGCAGGGGCATGGCCTTAGCGCCGTCTGGAGGTTAA
- a CDS encoding alpha/beta hydrolase: MRFLLSIIILCLAVPALAANDRLVKIETRPGVSVPFYYMKREGAKATLLLLTGGSGGIAVKNGVPTSNNFLVRSRDLFAANGFNVIVVGKPSDQDDLDGTFRTSPEHAEDLRRVIAFAKSDAGAPVWVVGTSMGTISAAALASVAGKDEISGVVLTSSVTRKKVGALPQQKLEQIKQPVLVVHHQSDECKICVPGDVPQVMQQLKNAPVKKEVYVTGGTTPTGDPCQALHRHGFIGVEREVVDSISAWIKAPKP, from the coding sequence ATGCGCTTTTTACTTTCCATCATCATCCTCTGCCTCGCGGTGCCTGCCCTTGCCGCAAATGATCGTCTGGTAAAGATCGAAACCAGGCCGGGGGTGTCTGTTCCCTTCTATTACATGAAACGCGAAGGAGCCAAGGCGACCCTCCTCCTGTTGACCGGAGGTAGCGGCGGCATCGCGGTCAAAAACGGCGTCCCCACCTCCAACAACTTCCTGGTCAGAAGCAGGGACCTCTTCGCGGCCAACGGCTTCAACGTCATCGTGGTCGGCAAGCCCTCCGACCAGGACGATCTCGACGGAACCTTCCGCACCAGCCCCGAACATGCCGAAGACCTGCGCAGGGTAATCGCCTTCGCAAAAAGCGATGCCGGCGCCCCCGTCTGGGTGGTCGGCACCAGCATGGGGACCATTTCCGCCGCGGCCCTGGCCTCCGTCGCCGGCAAAGACGAAATAAGCGGCGTCGTGCTCACCTCCAGTGTCACCCGCAAAAAGGTCGGCGCCCTCCCCCAGCAAAAGCTCGAACAGATAAAGCAGCCCGTCCTGGTCGTGCACCACCAATCCGACGAGTGCAAGATCTGCGTCCCCGGCGATGTCCCACAAGTGATGCAGCAGTTGAAAAACGCGCCCGTAAAGAAGGAAGTCTACGTAACCGGCGGAACCACCCCGACCGGCGATCCGTGCCAGGCACTGCACCGGCATGGTTTTATCGGAGTGGAGAGAGAGGTCGTGGACAGTATTTCTGCCTGGATCAAAGCTCCAAAGCCATAG